From one Planococcus citri chromosome 3, ihPlaCitr1.1, whole genome shotgun sequence genomic stretch:
- the LOC135841004 gene encoding glutamate-gated chloride channel-like, translating to MKLTSKFCSVLIFLMIIDWSIEDTERNVLEQILNYHPSNINALVARKVNEQNNETADVYVNLFVRMIETIDDKNAEIKMQVRLRMSWVDSRLSYQHLDEMKREPIDMIRLTDTSKVWIPDVFFSNEKQSHEHNLIQPNSFVRIYPNGTVLFSKRLSLTLSCPLNFKKYPHDAQVCIIRIAVYQSTRNSVNLRWKPNDSVQIVKNIHMKNFVLERFQATETISKSNGDDYSVVQVDFLFQRNFFCYFKKFYVPVVITVLISWVPLWLERVLILRIYVAMSTVMYLAWYYTVQDPDLSISYNTALHTWNAANFIFVILAALESLMIVFMIKTNKNAIKRIHPDDNDEFKMIPNDQNKSKVLDITDEKLNLDAEIMKIKTNFKICFINVHKEVQIIDAAARLFFPSAYTLFLFFYWITYQY from the exons ATGAAATTAACGAGTAAATTTTGTAgtgtgcttatttttttaatgattatcGATTG GAGCATTGAGGATACTGAAAGGAATGTTTTGGAGCAAATACTAAACTATCATCCTTCTAATATAAATGCTCTAGTTGCTCGAAAAGTAAATGAACAGA ataatGAAACAGCCGATGTTTATGTGAATTTGTTCGTAAGAATGATTGAAACCATTGATGATAAAAATGcg GAAATTAAAATGCAAGTAAGATTACGCATGTCATGGGTCGATTCAAGATTATCGTATCaacatttag ATGAAATGAAGAGAGAACCCATTGACATGATTAGACTAACAGATACTAGTAAAGTGTGGATACCCgacgtatttttttcgaatgaaaaacaATCCCACGAACACAACCTCATCCAACCCAATTCATTTGTTCGAATTTACCCCAATGGAACTGTACTGTTTAGTAAAAG ACTATCTCTTACTCTAAGTTGTcccttgaatttcaaaaagtacccTCACGACGCACAAGTTTGCATAATTCGGATAGCCGTTT ATCAATCAACAAGAAATTCGGTGAACTTACGATGGAAACCAAATGATTCTGTTCAAAtagtgaaaaatattcacatgaAGAACTTCGTCTTAGAACGGTTTCAAGCTACCGAGACAATTTCTAAATCAAACG GTGATGATTACAGCGTCGTACAGGTTGACTTCTtgtttcaacgaaattttttctgctattttaaaaaattctatgtaCCAGTCGTTATCACAGTTTTAATATCCTGGGTACCATTATGGTTAGAAAGAGTTCTCATATTGCGTATTTATGTTGCTATGTCTACGGTGATGTATTTGGCATGGTACTATACCGTTCAAGATCCCGATTTATCGATTTCATACAACACAGCGTTGCACACGTGGAATGCAGCGAACTTTATATTTGTTATTTTAGCGGCGTTGGAATCTCTGATGATTGTATTTATgataaaaactaataaaaatgctataaaaaggATACATCCTGATGATAATGATGAATTCAAAATGATACCAAATGACCAAAATAAG aGTAAGGTCTTGGATATAACGGATGAGAAACTTAATCTTGATgctgaaattatgaaaatcaagaccaattttaaaatatgttttataAACGTCCACAAGGAGGTGCAAATTATTGATGCTGCGGCGAGACTATTCTTCCCATCAGCCTACACGCTATTTCTGTTCTTCTATTGGATCACTTatcaatattaa